CCCGCATCCTCGTCGTCGACGACGAGCGCTCGATCACCGACCTGGTGGCGATGGCCCTGCGCTACGAGGGCTTCGGGGTCCAGACGGCGGCGAGCGCCCGTGACGCCCGGGCCGCGCTGATGGACTTCCGGCCGGCGCTGGTGGTGCTGGACGTCGGCCTCCCCGACGAGGACGGCTTCACCTTCGTGCAGCGGCTGGTCTCCGACGGCCTGAAGGTGCCGGTCATCTTCCTGACCGCCCGCGACGCCACCGAGGAGAAGGTGCGCGGCCTCACCGTCGGCGGCGACGACTACGTCACCAAGCCCTTCAGCATCGAGGAGCTGGTGGCGCGGATCCGCGTGGTGCTGCGCCGCCACCAGCCCGAGGCGGCGGAGCAGAGCAAACGGCTGGCGCTCGCCGACCTCGAGCTCGACGAGGACACCCACGAGGTGATCCGCGCCGGGCAGCTGGTCGAGCTCACCCGCACCGAGTTCCGCCTGCTCCGCTACCTGCTGATGAACGCGGGACGGGTGCTCTCCCGGGCGCAGATCCTCGACCACGTCTGGGACTACGACTTCGGCGGCGACGCCAGCGTGCTGGAGACCTACATCAGCTACCTGCGCCGCAAGATCGACTGGGCGGAGCCGGCGCTGGTGCACACCGTGCGTGGTGTCGGCTACGTGCTCCGGGTGCCCCGCAGCGCCTGAGATGTCGCTTCGCCTCCGGCTGCTGATCACGCTGTGCCCGCTCTTCGTCGTCGCCCTGCTGGTGGCCGACGGCGGCACCTACGTGGCGCTGCGCTCGTTCCTGCTCTCGCGGATCGACAGCCAGCTCAGCGACGGCCACCAGGCCGTCGAGCAGACGCTCGAGGCCAGCGCCGGCCTGGCCGGCGGTCACGGGCCGGGAGATCGCGGCTCCGGCGGTCCGGGCGGGGGCGGTCCCATCCCCCTCCCCACGGGCGCGTACGCCGAGCTGCGCAGCCCGTCCGGCCAGGTGCTCGCCACCTACGCCTCCTACGTCCCGGGGCCCGGGGACACCGCGGCGCGTCCCGTCCTCCCCGCCGACCTCACCCCGCCACCGTCGCCGCGGCTGCTCACCGTCCCCGGAAGCGGCGGGGTCGGCAGCTACCGGGTGTACGTCGAGACCGCATCGGGCGCGGCTGCCGGTGACCTGCTGATGGTCGCCATGCCCCTCGACGACGTCGCCACCACCCTGCGCCAGCTGCTCCTCCTCGAGCTGGCGATCGCCGGCGGCGTCACCCTGGTGGTGATCCTCGCCACCGCGGTGCTGGTGCGGCGGGGGCTGCGGCCGCTGGAGCGGATCGGCTCGACGGCGCGCTCGATCGTGCTCAGCGACCTCAGCCAGCGGGTGAGCCCGGCCACCGAGAACACCGAGGTGGGCCGGCTCGGCCTCGCCCTCAACAGCATGCTCGGCCAGCTGGAGGCGGCCTTCGTCGAGCGCGAGGCCAACGAGCAGCGGCTGCGCCACTTCGTGTCCGACGCCTCCCACGAGCTGCGCACCCCGCTCACCTCGATGCGGGGATACGCCGAGCTGCTCCGCCGCACCACCGACATGTCCGCCGAGGACATGACCCTGGCGATGCGCCGCATCGACGAGGAGACCCAGCGCATGGGCATCCTCGTCGACGACCTGCTGCTGCTCGCCCGCCTCGATCAGGGACGCCCGCTGGAGAGCCGGCCGGTCGACCTCGAGGCGCTGGTCGCGGACGCCTGCGCCGACGCCAGGGCCGCCGACGGCGGGCGCCCGATCAGCACCCGGGTGACCGCGCCCCTCGTGGTCGCCGGCGACCAGATGCGGCTGCGCCAGGTGCTCTCCAACCTGCTCCGGAACGCCCTCGTGCACACCCCCGCGGGCACCCCGATCGAGGTCGGGCTGCGCCGCGTCGACGGCAGCGCCGTGCTCGAGGTCGTCGACCACGGGCCGGGCATCCAGGCCGAGCACGCCGGCCGCATCTTCGAGCGGTTCTACCGCGCCGACGCGGCCCGGAGCGGCGATCAGGGTGGCAGCGGCCTCGGCCTCAGCATCGCCGCCGCCGTGGTGCAGGCCCACGGCGGCCGGATCTCCGTCGACCGCACCCCGGGCGGCGGTGCGACCTTCCGGATCGTGCTCCCCCTCCCCGACGGACGCGGAGTAGGCTCACCCCGGTGACGCGCATGCGAGTCCTGGTGGTGCTGGTGGTCGCGGTGGTCGCCGCCGTCGCCCTGTTCGGCCCGGGGCACCTCGCGACCATCGCCATCCTCATCGGCCTGGCGTTCCTCGCCCTCGTGGCCGTCGGCGTGGTCCACGGCCTGCGCGACGGGCTGGCGGGCGACCGCGACGAGGCCGGGCCCGAGCCGCCCTCCGGGCCGGGGACGACGAACGCCGGGTCGTGAGGTCAGGCGCCGCCGAGGACCTCGTTCCACTCGCGGATGGTCCAGCTGCGGACGACGCCGTGGATTGCACTCGCAGCCAACTCCCAGGCAGCGCCCAGGGTCGTCCCAGCCGCCGCCGTCACCGTGGGGATCGTTCACCACGTCGGACGATCCACCAGGGAGACCCAGCCATGACCCCGGCCCCGCAGCCTCCGACCCCGATCGACCGCGACCGGGCGCTGGCGCTGCGCCGCCGCCTCACCGCCGCGGTGGGGATCGGCGGCGCCGCCGCCGTCGGCGCCTTCGTCGCCCTCGGCTCCACCGGAGCGGCCGGGAACGCCACCGCATCCACGGTGGCCACGACCACCCCCGTGACCACCGCGGCGCAGAGCGTCAGCGCCGCATCGAGCTCCGGCACCGCCGCCGCGGCGCCCACCGCCGCCCCCACGCTGGCCCCGTCGCCCACCCCGGTGTCGAGCGGCTCGGGCAGGGCCCACGCCGTGAGCGGCGGCTCCGGGGGGGGCTGACGGCGATGCTGGCCGCCGCCGACGGTCGCGCCATCGGTACCTCGGTTCGGGTGGTGGTCACGCGCGCGGACCGGCTCGGCGAGGCCGGGGCGGCGGTCGACGGCCTGATCCGCGAGGTCGACGAGGCCTGCAGCCGCTTCCGCGAGGACAGCGAGCTGCGCCGGATCCAGGCCCGGCCCGGCGCCGAGGCGCAGCTGTCGCCGCTGCTCGCCAGCCTGCTCGCCGCCGCCCTGCGCGGCGCCGAGCTCAGCGACGGCGCCGTCGACCCCACCGTGGGGACCGCGGTGCGGGCGGCCGGCTACGAGGGCGACTTCGCCTCGGTTGCGGCCGAGGGTGGCCCGATCTCGCTGACCGTGCGCCCGGTTCCGGGCTGGCGGCGGATCCGGCTGGACCCGGCTCGCCGCACCGTCGTCATCCCTCCCGGGGTCGAGGTCGACCTCGGCTCCACCGCCAAGGCGCTCGCGGCCGATCTGGCCGCCACCCGCGCGCTCGCGGCGATCGGCGGCGGCGGCGGCGTGCTGGTGAGCCTCGGCGGCGACATCGCCGTCGCCGGCGATGCGCCCGAGGGCGGCTGGCGGATCCAGGTCGCCGACGACAGCGACGCGCCGATCACCGCCGACGGGGAGACCGTGACCGTCACCGCCGGCGGGGTGGCGACGTCGAGCACGGCGGTGCGTCGCTGGACCAGGGGCGGGGTGGTGCTCCACCACATCATCGACCCCGCCACCGGCCTGCCCGCCGCCGGCCCCTGGCGGACGGTGACGGTGGTCGCCGCCAACTGCCTCGACGCCAACATCGCGGCGACCGCCGCGGTGGTGCGCGGGGCGAGCGCGGTGGCGTGGCTGGAGTCGCTGCGGCTTCCCTCGCGGCTGGTCGGGCACGACGGCGCCGTGACCCGGGCGGCGGGCTGGCCGGAACGCCGCTGGCGCTCACCCTGAGCAGAGGATCTCGCCGAGGCGGATGATCGCGAGGACATGCCGCACAAGCTGAGCGCGGGGATCCTCCTCCATCGCATCACCGACCAGGGTGCCGTCGAGGTGCTCATCGCCCACATGGGCGGCCCCTTCTGGCAGCGCAAGGACGCCGGCGCGTGGTCGATTCCCAAGGGCGAGCACCTCGCCGAGGACGACCCGCTCGAGGCGGCCCGGCGGGAGTTCCAGGAGGAGATCGGCGTCCCCGTGCCGGCGTCCGAGTTCCTGCCGTTGGGAGAGGTCACCCAGGCGGGCGGGAAGGTCGTCTCGGTGTGGGCCGCGGCCGGCGACCTCGACCCGAGCACGGCGGTCAGCACCACGTTCGAGATGGAATGGCCGAGGGGATCGGGGCGGATCCGGACGTTCCCGGAGGTGGACAGGGTGGCCTGGTACGGGATGGAGGGGGCACGGGCCCGGCTGGTCCGGGGGCAGCTCCCCTTCCTCGATCGACTTGCTGAGGCGCTCCAGGGTCAGGATCGGCAGGGCCCCGACGGCATCCGGACGGGCGGTGCCAGACTCCCCACCGTCGACGATGGGCGCTGAGGGAGGTTGCGGTGGGCCGGGCGGCGGTGGTGACCGGAGGGGGGCGCGGCATCGGAGCGGCCACGGCGCGGCTGCTGGCCGCCCAGGGGTGGGACGTGTGCGTGAGCTACCGCGCCGACGCCGGCGCCGCCCAGCGGGTGGTGGACGAGTGCCGCGCGGCGGGCCGCAGGGCGATCGCCGTGGGCGCCGACGTCTCGTCGGAGCACGACGTCGCCGCCCTGTTCGAGCGGGTCGACGCCGAGCTCGGCCGTCCTGGCGCGCTCGTCAACAACGCGGGCATCGTGGGTGCGAGGAGCCGGGTCGAGGACATGACCTTCGAGCGGATCGAGCGGATGATGTCGGTCAACGTTCTCGGGTCGTTCCTCTGCGCTCGCGAGGCGGTCCGGCGCATGTCGACCAACAACGGCGGTGCCGGCGGTGTGATCGTCAACCTGTCGTCCGCCGCGTCGAGGCTCGGCAGCCCCGGTGAGTACGTCGACTATGCCGCTTCCAAGGGTGCGATCGATACCATGACCATCGGGTTGGCGCGCGAGGTGGCGGCCGAGGGGATCCGGGTCAACGCCGTCCGGCCTGGCATCGTCGATACCGACATCCATGCCAGCGGCGGCCAGCCGGACCGTGTGGCGCGGCTCGGTCCACAGATCCCGATCGGGCGGGCGGGCGATCCGGCCGAGGTCG
This genomic interval from Candidatus Dormiibacterota bacterium contains the following:
- a CDS encoding SDR family oxidoreductase, yielding MGRAAVVTGGGRGIGAATARLLAAQGWDVCVSYRADAGAAQRVVDECRAAGRRAIAVGADVSSEHDVAALFERVDAELGRPGALVNNAGIVGARSRVEDMTFERIERMMSVNVLGSFLCAREAVRRMSTNNGGAGGVIVNLSSAASRLGSPGEYVDYAASKGAIDTMTIGLAREVAAEGIRVNAVRPGIVDTDIHASGGQPDRVARLGPQIPIGRAGDPAEVAAAIAWLCSDASSYVTGALLDVSGGR
- a CDS encoding response regulator transcription factor, which produces MDDLTRILVVDDERSITDLVAMALRYEGFGVQTAASARDARAALMDFRPALVVLDVGLPDEDGFTFVQRLVSDGLKVPVIFLTARDATEEKVRGLTVGGDDYVTKPFSIEELVARIRVVLRRHQPEAAEQSKRLALADLELDEDTHEVIRAGQLVELTRTEFRLLRYLLMNAGRVLSRAQILDHVWDYDFGGDASVLETYISYLRRKIDWAEPALVHTVRGVGYVLRVPRSA
- a CDS encoding NUDIX domain-containing protein, which translates into the protein MPHKLSAGILLHRITDQGAVEVLIAHMGGPFWQRKDAGAWSIPKGEHLAEDDPLEAARREFQEEIGVPVPASEFLPLGEVTQAGGKVVSVWAAAGDLDPSTAVSTTFEMEWPRGSGRIRTFPEVDRVAWYGMEGARARLVRGQLPFLDRLAEALQGQDRQGPDGIRTGGARLPTVDDGR
- a CDS encoding HAMP domain-containing sensor histidine kinase, with the protein product MSLRLRLLITLCPLFVVALLVADGGTYVALRSFLLSRIDSQLSDGHQAVEQTLEASAGLAGGHGPGDRGSGGPGGGGPIPLPTGAYAELRSPSGQVLATYASYVPGPGDTAARPVLPADLTPPPSPRLLTVPGSGGVGSYRVYVETASGAAAGDLLMVAMPLDDVATTLRQLLLLELAIAGGVTLVVILATAVLVRRGLRPLERIGSTARSIVLSDLSQRVSPATENTEVGRLGLALNSMLGQLEAAFVEREANEQRLRHFVSDASHELRTPLTSMRGYAELLRRTTDMSAEDMTLAMRRIDEETQRMGILVDDLLLLARLDQGRPLESRPVDLEALVADACADARAADGGRPISTRVTAPLVVAGDQMRLRQVLSNLLRNALVHTPAGTPIEVGLRRVDGSAVLEVVDHGPGIQAEHAGRIFERFYRADAARSGDQGGSGLGLSIAAAVVQAHGGRISVDRTPGGGATFRIVLPLPDGRGVGSPR
- a CDS encoding FAD:protein FMN transferase, with the translated sequence MLAAADGRAIGTSVRVVVTRADRLGEAGAAVDGLIREVDEACSRFREDSELRRIQARPGAEAQLSPLLASLLAAALRGAELSDGAVDPTVGTAVRAAGYEGDFASVAAEGGPISLTVRPVPGWRRIRLDPARRTVVIPPGVEVDLGSTAKALAADLAATRALAAIGGGGGVLVSLGGDIAVAGDAPEGGWRIQVADDSDAPITADGETVTVTAGGVATSSTAVRRWTRGGVVLHHIIDPATGLPAAGPWRTVTVVAANCLDANIAATAAVVRGASAVAWLESLRLPSRLVGHDGAVTRAAGWPERRWRSP